A part of Cydia amplana chromosome 24, ilCydAmpl1.1, whole genome shotgun sequence genomic DNA contains:
- the LOC134659040 gene encoding chorion class high-cysteine HCA protein 12-like, which produces MSPFTVFALCLQLCLIQSVLSGSIKSSYSSGSSCGSYGGEGCGQVGAAGNIDACGKTCVEGSVPVLGSVCFDGCAPACGSVSICGKCCGCGCK; this is translated from the exons ATGTCTCCCTTCACCGTGTTCGCCCTCTGCCTCCAGCTCTGCCTGATTCAG TCCGTGCTGAGTGGTTCAATCAAAAGCAGCTACAGCTCCGGCAGTAGCTGCGGCTCGTACGGCGGGGAGGGCTGCGGACAGGTGGGCGCGGCCGGCAACATCGACGCGTGCGGCAAAACCTGCGTCGAGGGCTCCGTGCCCGTGCTCGGCTCCGTCTGCTTCGACGGCTGCGCGCCCGCCTGCGGCTCCGTCTCCATCTGCGGAAAAtgctgcggatgcggatgcaagTAA
- the LOC134659042 gene encoding chorion class high-cysteine HCB protein 13-like has protein sequence MVFKVVILCAFAVLVQTISGQKCCSYGGSGSSIGSKSISISTSGGDFPVSSVGPISPSGIAVSSDLSLNGDLKVNGELPFLSAVKFSGEYDTKGSGCVDYSCGTCGNVAITSVKGGSGCGCKY, from the exons ATGGTGTTCAAAGTTGTGATCCTCTGCGCTTTTGCTGTCCTTGTCCAG ACCATCTCCGGTCAGAAGTGTTGCTCATACGGCGGCTCTGGCAGCTCTATCGGCTCCAAGTCTATCTCCATCTCCACCAGCGGCGGCGACTTCCCCGTCAGCAGCGTCGGCCCCATTTCCCCCTCCGGCATCGCCGTCTCCTCCGACCTCAGCCTGAACGGAGACTTGAAAGTCAACGGTGAATTGCCGTTCCTGAGCGCCGTAAAGTTCTCTGGCGAATACGACACTAAAGGGTCTGGCTGCGTGGACTACAGCTGCGGCACCTGCGGGAACGTGGCCATCACCAGCGTGAAGGGTGGCTCCGGCTGCGGCTGCAAATACTAA
- the LOC134659043 gene encoding chorion class high-cysteine HCA protein 12-like, giving the protein MSPFTVFALCLQLCLIQSVLSGSIKSSYSSGSSCGSYGGEGCGQVGAAGNIDACGKTCVEGSVPVLGSVCFDGCAPACGSVSICGKCCGCGCK; this is encoded by the exons ATGTCTCCCTTCACCGTGTTCGCCCTCTGCCTCCAGCTCTGCCTGATTCAG TCCGTGCTGAGCGGTTCAATCAAAAGCAGCTACAGCTCCGGCAGTAGCTGCGGTTCGTACGGCGGGGAGGGCTGCGGACAGGTGGGCGCGGCCGGCAACATCGACGCGTGCGGCAAAACCTGCGTCGAGGGCTCCGTGCCCGTGCTCGGCTCCGTCTGCTTCGACGGCTGCGCGCCCGCCTGCGGCTCCGTCTCCATCTGCGGAAAAtgctgcggatgcggatgcaagTAA